Proteins from a genomic interval of Apteryx mantelli isolate bAptMan1 chromosome 5, bAptMan1.hap1, whole genome shotgun sequence:
- the FABP2 gene encoding fatty acid-binding protein, intestinal has protein sequence MAFNGTWKVDRNENYEKFMEAMGVNVLKRKLGAHDDLKIVIQQDGNKFTVKESSNFRSIQIEFTLGVNFEYSLADGTELTGSWNMEGNKLVGTFARKDNGKTLTAFREIIGDELVQTYIYEGVEAKRIFKRG, from the exons ATGGCATTTAACGGTACTTGGAAAGTAGACAGAAATGAAAACTATGAAAAGTTCATGGAGGCAATGG GTGTTAACGTATTGAAAAGGAAGTTAGGAGCCCATGATGATCTGAAGATCGTTATTCAACAAGATGGAAACAAATTTACTGTCAAAGAATCAAGTAACTTCCGTTCCATACAAATTGAATTCACTCTGGGAGTCAATTTTGAGTACAGCCTGGCTGATGGGACTGAACTTACC GGCTCGTGGAATATGGAAGGAAATAAACTTGTAGGAACATTTGCTAGAAAAGATAATGGAAAAACACTCACGGCATTCAGAGAAATCATAGGTGATGAACTTGTTCAG ACCTATATATACGAGGGAGTTGAAGCCAAGAGAATCTTCAAAAGGGGCTAA